TCATATCCGGCTTGCCGGAAAAGCGCCAGACTCGCGCTGTTTGATCCTTCTATCAGCGCTGCGATGATGCCCATGCCCTGCGCTTTAAGCACGCACTCGGCTTCGGCAATCAAACGCTGCCCGGCACCCTGGCGGCGAACCGCCGGGTCGACGGCCAGCCGGTTGATCCACCCCTTCCGGCCATCGTTTGTTGCCACGACCACGCCGATCAACCGCCCGCCCTGCTCCAACCCGATCACGGTTTGTGTGCCGCGCTCAAGCTGGTCTTCGAACGCCTCACGGCTGTCGCGCCCGGCGGGCCGGACAGGCAGTCCTGCCGCGTCCCACAACGCGCGTATGGCGTCGTAGTCACCGGCAGTCAGGGTCACGACGCGCCAGTCGTCCATGGCGCTAGTTGGCGGCAGGCTCGCCCGCTTCGACCTGCGCCGCTTCGGCTCGCCACTGCTCGATGAGCGCCTTCATCCTGTCCATGTCCAGGTCTTCCTCGTAATGGAAGTTGCACTGGAGCATCGGCGCGCGGTCGCACGCGGCCAGGCACATCACCTGCTCGACCGTGAACAGGCCGTCTTCGGTGGTGCCGCCGTGCTCGCCCAAGCCCAGGTATTCGCACAACTGCGAGTAAAAATCGTCCGCCCCGCGCAGCGCGCACGGCAAGTCTGTGCAGACCTGCAGCCAGTACTTGCCCTTGGGCTTCTCGGAATACATCGTGTAAAACCCGGCGATAGAATGTGCCTGGGTCGGATCGACGTCACACAGGTCCGCGACTTCGCGCAACGCGTTGTCGTCCAGCCAGCCATATTCCTCTTGGGCCAGATAGAGCAAATCCATGATACCGGAACGCTTGTCCTGGTATTTCGAGAAAATCTTAGCGATGCGTTCAGGATACTTTTCTGCCAGCACGGCATTACTCCGGTTCTGTAGAACGTAAATCGCGCGGCTTAGCGGTCACTGTCGCCAAGCACAATATCAACGCTGCCGATGATACCCACGAGGTCGGCGATCATGTACCCCTGCGACATCGCGGGTAGCGCGCTCAGGTGAATGAAGCTGGGCGTGCGGAAATGCGCGCGCCACGGGCGCGGACTGCCGTCGCTGACCAGGAAGCATCCCAGCTCGCCGCGCGGGCTTTCCACGCGGACATAAACTTCACCCT
This window of the Aggregatilinea lenta genome carries:
- a CDS encoding NADH-quinone oxidoreductase subunit NuoE family protein — its product is MLAEKYPERIAKIFSKYQDKRSGIMDLLYLAQEEYGWLDDNALREVADLCDVDPTQAHSIAGFYTMYSEKPKGKYWLQVCTDLPCALRGADDFYSQLCEYLGLGEHGGTTEDGLFTVEQVMCLAACDRAPMLQCNFHYEEDLDMDRMKALIEQWRAEAAQVEAGEPAAN
- a CDS encoding GNAT family N-acetyltransferase produces the protein MDDWRVVTLTAGDYDAIRALWDAAGLPVRPAGRDSREAFEDQLERGTQTVIGLEQGGRLIGVVVATNDGRKGWINRLAVDPAVRRQGAGQRLIAEAECVLKAQGMGIIAALIEGSNSASLALFRQAGYDSHPDLHYVSKRDRGDV